A stretch of Balaenoptera ricei isolate mBalRic1 chromosome 9, mBalRic1.hap2, whole genome shotgun sequence DNA encodes these proteins:
- the LOC132371729 gene encoding lymphocyte antigen 6E-like, producing MKVFLPVLLAALLGVERAHSLVCFSCVNKDSNWYCLKPTVRSDTDSYCVTISASAGIGNVVDLGYTLNKGCSRICPIPSVDLCAASVGSRCCQSFPCNVSAADGGLRASVTVLGLGLPLSLLSALLRFGP from the coding sequence ATGAAGGTCTTCCTGCCCGTGCTGCTGGCTGCCCTCCTGGGTGTGGAGCGAGCCCACTCCCTGGTGTGCTTCTCTTGCGTGAATAAGGACAGCAACTGGTACTGCCTGAAGCCCACCGTCCGCTCCGATACGGACAGCTACTGTGTGACCATCTCTGCATCCGCTGGCATCGGGAACGTGGTGGACTTGGGCTACACCCTGAACAAGGGCTGCTCCCGGATCTGCCCCATCCCGAGCGTCGACCTCTGCGCGGCGTCCGTGGGCAGCCGCTGCTGCCAGAGCTTCCCGTGCAACGTCAGTGCGGCCGACGGCGGGCTGCGGGCCAGCGTCACCGTGCTGGGCCTCGGGCTCCCGCTCAGCCTGCTGTCGGCTCTGCTGCGATTTGGCCCCTGA